A genomic stretch from Syntrophorhabdus sp. includes:
- a CDS encoding XdhC family protein encodes MDIFNTILSLLRQGSHGVLATVVRRAGSAPRDVGSKMLVTDEGRVFGTVGGGQLESEAYAKATEIMGEGLTVMLRVNMDATRVEDRAMLCGGSVDILLEPVREERRAVYEAVGRCIEDRERAMVLTRFGPRGFAKSLIRGDGTVIGDHVDRQALDRCMDLMNLSRSELSEETFAEPVTITVPLYIFGAGHVSQHLSRIAKAAGFSVTVIDDRKEFANIDRFSEADAIVTGQFRDVFSSLDFTGNEYVAILTRSQEQDALVLEEVLRRNTKYVGMMGSTRKIGIIMESLHKKGLERKTTGSVHAPIGLDIDAETPQEVAVSIVAEMIKVKNAKH; translated from the coding sequence ATGGATATCTTCAATACTATACTGAGCCTTCTGCGGCAGGGTTCCCATGGTGTGCTCGCGACGGTGGTGAGAAGAGCGGGGTCTGCCCCCCGTGACGTAGGCTCAAAGATGCTCGTGACCGATGAGGGAAGAGTGTTCGGGACCGTCGGCGGAGGGCAACTGGAATCGGAGGCGTACGCGAAGGCAACGGAGATAATGGGGGAAGGTCTCACCGTGATGCTCCGTGTCAACATGGACGCAACGCGGGTTGAAGACAGAGCCATGCTCTGCGGAGGCAGCGTTGACATTCTTCTCGAGCCTGTCAGGGAAGAGCGTCGCGCTGTTTATGAGGCAGTTGGAAGATGCATTGAGGACAGGGAGCGCGCTATGGTGCTTACACGGTTCGGTCCCCGCGGGTTCGCAAAATCGTTGATCCGGGGAGATGGAACCGTGATCGGCGATCATGTGGATCGGCAAGCCTTAGACCGTTGCATGGACCTCATGAACCTCAGCCGATCGGAATTGTCGGAAGAAACGTTCGCCGAACCTGTCACGATCACCGTGCCTCTTTACATCTTTGGCGCCGGGCATGTATCCCAGCATCTCTCAAGGATCGCGAAGGCAGCCGGTTTTTCCGTGACCGTTATCGACGACAGGAAGGAATTCGCCAATATCGACAGGTTCAGCGAGGCCGACGCCATCGTTACGGGTCAGTTCCGGGACGTCTTTTCCTCTCTCGACTTTACGGGGAACGAGTACGTGGCCATATTGACGAGGAGCCAGGAACAGGACGCTCTCGTCCTGGAAGAGGTGTTGAGGAGGAACACGAAATACGTCGGAATGATGGGGAGCACGCGAAAGATCGGTATCATCATGGAGAGCCTTCACAAAAAGGGCCTTGAGCGGAAGACCACCGGCAGTGTCCACGCCCCTATCGGTCTTGACATCGACGCGGAAACGCCGCAGGAGGTGGCCGTAAGCATCGTGGCCGAAATGATAAAGGTGAAAAATGCCAAACACTGA
- a CDS encoding radical SAM protein has protein sequence MPNTDYQYIYGPVPSWRLGSSLGIDLLSRPEKICSFDCTYCQLGRNNVKRTTRGLFVSTEDMVREIGSLPEVAIDYLTFSGRGEPTLALNLGEAIRSLRRIRKEKISVITNSSLMTRKDVRKDLLRADFVIAKLDAATDEVFEAVNRPAEGVRFRDVVEALADFRKEFSGRFALQIMFVAANRDTAREISDIVEVIGPDEVQLNTPLRPCMEKPLPPEDMGHIKMFFNKQGLRSVNVYSAGKKEVVPLSGADTLLRRGKEI, from the coding sequence ATGCCAAACACTGATTATCAATATATCTATGGTCCCGTACCATCCTGGAGGCTTGGAAGCTCTCTGGGGATCGATCTTCTCTCGCGTCCTGAAAAGATCTGCTCCTTCGATTGCACCTATTGTCAACTTGGCAGGAACAACGTCAAGAGGACGACGAGAGGCCTGTTTGTCAGCACCGAGGACATGGTAAGAGAGATCGGGTCATTGCCGGAGGTGGCCATTGATTACCTGACCTTTTCGGGCAGGGGTGAGCCCACGCTCGCGTTGAACCTTGGCGAGGCCATCCGGTCCCTGAGGAGGATCAGGAAGGAAAAGATATCGGTTATAACAAACTCGTCTCTCATGACCAGGAAAGATGTGCGCAAAGACCTTCTTCGCGCTGACTTCGTGATAGCCAAGCTGGACGCTGCCACCGACGAGGTCTTTGAGGCGGTCAACAGGCCGGCAGAGGGCGTGCGCTTTCGGGATGTTGTCGAAGCGCTTGCCGATTTCAGAAAAGAGTTCTCGGGGAGATTCGCTCTCCAGATAATGTTCGTGGCAGCCAACAGGGACACCGCGCGGGAGATCTCGGATATTGTGGAAGTCATCGGGCCCGACGAGGTTCAGCTCAATACCCCGTTGAGACCCTGCATGGAAAAGCCGCTGCCCCCGGAGGACATGGGGCACATAAAGATGTTTTTCAACAAGCAGGGATTGCGGTCTGTGAATGTCTATTCTGCCGGGAAGAAAGAGGTGGTTCCCTTGAGTGGTGCCGATACCCTGTTAAGAAGGGGAAAGGAGATCTGA
- a CDS encoding MBL fold metallo-hydrolase, with amino-acid sequence MNIRILFDNRKRDKGYFAGWGVSYLIDGHILFDAGENEDMLFHNMRSMGVKPEEITKIVVSHEHWDHVGGLWRLLAHNPGMPAYICPGVSIEFKDKITSFGADITFVEPFMEIDRNVFTTGETIGITRYGMIPEQALVLRSEKGATVITGCAHNGIVDILASVREKIPEPIYLVLGGFHTLDLPPSVVRLMIKRFREMDVARVAPTHCTGMEAIQLFREAYGSDFVEAVVGTNLEV; translated from the coding sequence ATGAACATAAGGATACTTTTTGACAACAGGAAGCGAGATAAGGGCTACTTCGCGGGCTGGGGTGTTTCCTATCTCATCGACGGACATATCCTCTTCGATGCCGGAGAGAACGAAGACATGCTGTTCCACAATATGCGGTCGATGGGTGTGAAACCGGAAGAGATCACGAAGATAGTCGTGTCCCACGAACACTGGGACCACGTAGGCGGGTTGTGGCGTCTTTTGGCGCACAACCCCGGTATGCCCGCGTACATCTGTCCCGGTGTAAGCATCGAATTCAAGGACAAGATCACATCCTTCGGCGCGGATATCACTTTCGTGGAACCATTCATGGAGATAGACAGGAATGTTTTCACGACGGGGGAGACCATAGGGATCACCCGGTACGGCATGATCCCCGAGCAGGCCCTCGTTCTGAGATCCGAAAAGGGTGCCACTGTCATCACGGGCTGCGCGCACAACGGGATTGTCGATATCCTGGCGTCGGTGCGTGAAAAAATACCCGAACCGATCTACCTGGTCCTGGGCGGTTTTCACACCCTCGACCTCCCGCCTTCCGTTGTCAGGTTGATGATAAAGAGATTCCGGGAGATGGATGTGGCCAGGGTGGCCCCCACCCACTGCACCGGAATGGAAGCGATCCAGTTGTTCAGAGAAGCGTACGGGTCCGATTTCGTTGAGGCGGTCGTGGGTACGAACCTCGAGGTCTGA
- a CDS encoding (Fe-S)-binding protein gives MSIDTYEFNDLIHRCFRCGYCKFPTNWMDVNNCPPYARFRMEPYSCGGRLWLTRAWLNETLDWSEHLAEILYSCTTCRNCEVKCPLSFNVNIVNMVVAARGEMIERGKVPQSVRKFLENIDLHGNPYGNARSRRDSWMEGTDIDRYEGQEYLYYVGCTGSYDTRAQRAARALGTLLGRAGVSFGVLGSEENCDGNEVHKLGEAGLFEMLAENNVERFSSLGAKKIVTLSPHGYNAVKNLYPRYGGDFQVFHYTRLLLELIQEGRLPVSAGFDARVTYHDPCFLSRWNDEYETPRRLLAAVPSLRLVEMEKNRDAALCCGGGAGNFEIDLLGGSDASPARQRVRHAAETGATVLAVACPKCLVMLEDAVKAEELEGTLAVKDIAEILAEAAGAH, from the coding sequence GTGTCCATCGATACCTACGAATTCAACGATCTCATCCATCGCTGCTTCAGATGCGGGTACTGCAAATTCCCCACGAACTGGATGGACGTCAACAACTGCCCTCCCTACGCGCGCTTCCGCATGGAGCCTTACTCATGCGGCGGGAGGCTCTGGCTGACGCGGGCATGGCTGAACGAAACGCTCGACTGGTCGGAACACCTCGCCGAGATCCTCTATTCCTGCACCACCTGCAGGAACTGCGAGGTCAAATGTCCTTTGAGCTTCAACGTGAACATCGTCAACATGGTGGTGGCGGCAAGGGGCGAGATGATAGAACGGGGAAAGGTCCCGCAGTCAGTGAGAAAGTTCCTCGAGAACATCGACCTTCACGGCAACCCTTACGGCAACGCGCGCAGCAGACGCGACTCGTGGATGGAAGGGACGGACATAGACAGGTACGAAGGCCAGGAATACCTGTACTACGTGGGATGCACGGGTTCCTACGACACGCGGGCGCAGAGGGCCGCCCGGGCGCTCGGGACCCTGCTCGGCAGGGCCGGCGTGTCCTTCGGGGTGCTGGGCAGCGAGGAAAACTGTGACGGCAACGAGGTGCACAAGCTGGGCGAGGCGGGCCTTTTCGAAATGCTGGCAGAGAACAATGTTGAGCGCTTTTCGTCCCTCGGCGCGAAAAAGATCGTCACCCTTTCACCCCACGGCTACAACGCTGTGAAAAACCTCTACCCACGGTATGGAGGGGACTTCCAGGTATTCCACTACACCCGTTTGCTCCTTGAGCTGATACAGGAAGGAAGGCTCCCTGTCTCGGCCGGATTCGACGCGCGGGTCACATACCATGACCCGTGCTTCCTGAGCCGATGGAACGACGAGTATGAGACCCCGAGGAGGCTTCTCGCCGCCGTTCCCTCCCTTCGATTGGTCGAGATGGAGAAGAACAGGGACGCCGCCCTGTGTTGCGGGGGAGGGGCCGGTAATTTCGAGATAGACCTTCTCGGCGGCAGCGATGCGAGCCCGGCGAGACAGAGGGTCAGACATGCCGCCGAAACGGGTGCGACCGTCCTTGCGGTGGCATGCCCGAAATGCCTCGTCATGCTGGAAGACGCCGTCAAGGCGGAGGAACTCGAGGGGACGCTGGCCGTAAAGGACATCGCGGAGATACTGGCGGAGGCCGCCGGCGCGCACTGA